From the Pseudodesulfovibrio indicus genome, the window TCCCCCTGTTTAAGGACCTCCCGGCCCCGGCCATGGACAAGGTCCGGCCGATCTTCGACCTGCGCACCCTGGAGCCGGGCGAGAACCTGATCACCGAGGGAGAGGAAGGGGACGAGATGTTCATCCTGGTGGAGGGCCGGGTCCGGGTCAGCAAGTCCATGCTCATCAAGGGCATGGAGGTCCCGCTCCTGGAGATGGACAACCCGCGCAAGGTGCTGGCCACCCTGGAGGAGATCGACCATCCGGTATTCGGCGAGATCGCGCTCATGGACCGCGAGACCCGCTCGGCCACGGTCCAGGCCGTGGCCCCGTCCCGGTTCCTGGTGACCGACCGGCTCCGGTTCTTCGACCTGCTGGACAAGGAGCCGGCCATCGGCGTGCGGCTGTTCAAGCGGCTGGCCCGGCGCATGGCCTCCACCATCCGCCGCAACAACGGCGAGATAGTCAAGCTGACCACGGCCCTGGCCCTGGCCCTCAGCCGGAACAAGACCACGCCCTGAGCCGGATAAGGGGCGGGAGCCGATCCCCCGCCCCGGAACCGGGATGGCGTCCGGGGACGATCCCCGGACTTCGCCGCCACCCTACACCCTGTTTTCGGAAAACCCGGCCTTGGGGCGGGAATGTCGCCTAAAAGCGGTCGAGAAGCATAAAAAATCAACTTGACGGGGTTGCGGAGCACGAGGCCGGAACCCGCAACCTTCCCCCGCCCTTCGGCTTGCCATCAACGGCTTTGGCGTATACTTTAGACATACTCTAGACGTTTACGTCACAAGGATCGAAGGGGGATCATCCCATGAAAAGAATCGTGCTGACCCTGGCGGTGCTGGCCATTGCCGCGCTCATCACGGGCGGCTGCGCCCGCAAGCACATCGAATCCGCCCCGGCCACACAACGGCCGGTGGTCAAGGCCGAGCCCAAGCCCGAACCGGGCATCATCGAGGAGACCTACGTGGTGGGCGGGCCGGAAAAGCCCATGGGCGAACCGCTCGACGCCCCCATCGAGGAGGTCTACGAGGTGGATGCGGCCAAGGAGGCCGGGACCAGCCGGGCTGCCGTGGGCGAGACCGAGCTGGCCGAAGAGCCGCTGCCGGACGCCGACCAGCTGCGCCGCGAGGCCGACGCCGCCGCAGGCGTCCACCCCTCCGAAACCGGCGTCCGGGCCGAGGAGGCCGCCAGCCCGTCCTTGAGCCCTGAGGACGAGCAGGTCATGTCCCGGCCCATCGAAGGGACCGAGGTCGCGCCGGTCTCCGGCGGGTACTACGTGCAGGTGGGGGCGTTCTCGGATCTCGAAAACGCGAACAGAGCCTTGGCACGCCTCCTTGCGGACGGGTACAAAGGCTCTGTAATGATCAGGACGGACGAAGGGTTGTTCCGCGTGCAGGCGGGCGCGTTCCCGGACGAGATTTCGGCCGGGGTGGCGCTCGACAAGCTCAGGACGGACTACCCCAAGGGATTCGTGCTGAAGAAGCCGTAGACCGTATCGTTGTCGAACTTCGGGGCCGGGTGTTGTCGCTCGGCCCTTTTTTTCGTCCCCGGCCTAGGGATTCAGTTCAGCGCGGAACTTGCGGGACAACCTGAAGACGACCACCTTGCGCGGCGGCAGGGTGATGGTCTGGGTGGTCTGGGGATTGCGCCCCTTGCGCGCCCGCTTGTCGTACGCTTCGAACTTGCCGAAACCGGAAATCAGGAGGGCGTGATCTTTCTTCACGGCCGTCTTCATGATCTCGAGGATGACCTCGACCAGGTCCTTGATCTCGGCGCGGTTCTTGTCGGTGCGTTCGTAGATGTAATCCACGATTCCGGCTTTGGTGAGGGTGCTCATCGATTGCCTCCAAAAAGGTTTTTCAAAGACTTACTTCAGCAATCCCGCGATGGTGGCCGCGAGTTTTCGCATTTGTTCAGGGTCGTCGTAGGGGGCCTGGGGCCACAGCCGCAACCCGTCGTCCGCAAATCTGGGCACAAGGTGGAAATGCGCGTGGTGGACCAGCTGTCCGGCGGCCTCATGATTGTTCTGCATGAGGTTCAGCCCGTCGGCTCCGGTCGCCTCCATGACCGCTCCGCCCACCGCCTTGAGGGCCGCCAGCAGGTCGGCTCCCAACCCGGTCGGCAGGTCCATGAGGGTCGGGTGGTGGTCCTTGGGCAGCACCAGGGCGTGGCCCGCGTTCACGGGCGCGATGTCCAGAAACGCCAGGACCGTTTCCGATTCGAAGACCTTGGCGCAGGGTATGTCCCCGGCCACGATCTTGCAGAAAATGCAATCGGAATCCGTTATCGTCATGCGCGTTTTTTCCTCCGTCATTCCCGAACTCCAAACGTTTCAACCGCATGGAATCCACGGCCACCGGTTGTCATTTTTTGACCGTTAGCTGTATTCATACAAGGAAAATCCAGTCAAATCAAGTCTGTTGGCGCAAATACCTGAAAAGCCCCGCGCCACAAGGGTTGCGGAGAAGTCTAGATATTGTCTGAAAAATCGGACAGTTGGTCGGCGCTAAGTGGCCGGAATCCATGTTCGATTTATTTATTCAATAAATACAGCTGGTTGATGGTCTGACGAAAGAAAAGTCCGGTTTTTGCGGGCGGATGCCGCTTTTCAAGGGAAAATCAGGTCATGAGCCGTGCATCCGCACGGCAAGAGGGCCAGCCTACGATTTCCGGGAAAAAGCGAAGAACTTGAGCGGGGAGTAGTCGCCGACCGCAGGGGCCAGGGCCGCGCTGAAGAATTTGACGAACTCGGAATTGCGCTTGAAGTCCTTGCCCTTGGTCAGCATGGCATGAAGGACGCGCGCCGTGAAATAGTAGGTGGACAGCAGATTGCTGGGCAGATCGAAGGTCTCGGACGCATAGGGCCTAAGGCCCGGATGGTCGAAATAATCGTCCGCCAGATACTGGTTGTGGTGGGCCGGGGCAATGGGGTCCAGGTCGAACTCGGAGCGCGCCTCGTTCAGGTTGGCCAGGGAGGAGTTGAACGACTCGATGAAGAGGGCATGGCCGCCCTGCCCGCCTTCGGGCTTGCGCAGCCCGTTGACCAGGTTGTTCAGGGCCTTTTGCTGGTCCCCGGCGTCGAGAAGGTTGATGAGCACCCGCTGGCAGAGGAGAATGTCGATGCCGCCCTCGGGCACGTCCGCTTCGTTGCGGATGTCGCCGCTGACCACGCGCACATTGTCTGCGCCCTCAAACCGCTTCCGGGCGATGGCAAACAGCTCGGGGGTTTTTTCCAGTCCCAGGAATATCTGTCCGGGGAACGCCTTGCTCAGGACCTCCAGAGTGTAGCCGTTGCCGCAACCCACGTCGGCTATGACCAGCTTGCGGTCGGCCCTGGACAGGATGTCGGCCACGAAACCGCAGATGGCCTCGGTCTCCATTCGCCGGATGCTCTGATCCGCCATGGTGCTGCACGGGGAATCGCCCTGTTCTTCGGCCACCTTCCTGTAGTGCTCGGCGATGACGTTCTCGTAGCTCTCTCTGGTCATGAAACCCTTCCGTCGATTATGTTTTGCGGCGTTGTCCGCCCCGCCGTCGGCGGGCCGCACGAAGCCGCAACCCCTATAGTACAGCATCCGCGAGGAGTCCATCACAAATAACCGGGCCGCTCCGCTGCCCGCACGGGCTTGACGCGCGCTTTCCCTCCACGCTATTCCCATACCCGCCAAGACAAGACGCCCCCGGATGGGCCGGTCATGACCGGCATCATGACGCACCCGCCCGATACCATTCAAGGAGATACACATGACCAAGACCGGCATTCTCTTCCCCGGACAGGGGTCCCAGGAGAAAGGCATGGGCCGCGACGTGGCCGAGGCGGATTCCGCCGCCCTGGACCTCTGGAAGCTGGCCGAGCGCGAGTCCGGCCTGCCCCTGCGCGAGATATACTGGGACGGCGAGGAGTCCGACATGGCCGACACCCGCGCCCTGCAGCCCGCCCTGACCGTGGTCAACCTGACCCTGTGGATGGCCGTGCGCGACAAGCTCGCCCCGGCGGCCACCGCGGGCCATTCCCTGGGCGAGTTCGCCTCCCTGGGCGCGGCCGGGGTCCTCGACGTGGAGGACTGCGTGCGCGCCGTCATCCTGCGCGGCCGGTTGATGGCCGAGTCCGGCGGCGCGGGCCACGGCATGGCCGCCGTGGTCAAGCTCCCGCAGGACAAGGTCGAGGAGATCGTGGCCGAGGCCGTGAAGCTGTCCGGCGCGGAGCTGCGCATCGCCAACTACAACACCCCGGCGCAGTTCGTCATTTCCGGCGAGAAGGAAGCCCTGGACGCCGCCGAACCGCTGGTCAAGGAGGCCAGGGGCCGCGCCATCCGGCTGGCCGTGTCCGGCGCGTTCCACTCCCCGCTCATCAAGGAGGCCGCCGACGAGTTCGCCGCCTTCCTGGAGGGGTTGGCCTGGCGGGAACCCGCCTTCCCGGTCTTCCACAACGCCACGGCCCTGCCCGAACCCGACCCGGACGCGATCCTGACCGTCATGCAGCGCCAGATGACCTCGTCCGTGCTCTGGGTCCAGACCGTGCAGGCCATGCGCGCCCTGGGCGTCAACGACTTTGTGGAGGTCGGCCCCAAGGGCGTGCTGACCAAGATGCTCAAGCCGAACCTGGCACCGGACGAGGATTGGACCGCCCGCGCCGTGGGCAGCCTGGCCCAGGCCGGGGAGCTGTAGGCCATGACCCGCGCCTTCGGCATCATCGGCTGGCCGCTCGGTCACACCATGAGCCCGGCCCTGCACAACTGGGGATTCGCGGAACTCGGCCTGGACGCGCGCTACGAGGCGTGGCCGCTCAGGCCGGACGACCTGCCCGCGTTCATGGCGCGCGTGCGCGAGACCCCCATCCACGGGCTGTCCGTGACCATCCCGCACAAGCGGGCGGTCATGCCGTTCCTGGACCGCATCTCGGACCGGGCGCAGGCCATCGGTGCGGTGAACACCCTGTACTGGGACAACGGGCTGCTCTGCGGCGAAAACACCGACGTCGTCGGCGTGGTCGCCCCCCTGCGGACCCTGGACCCCATGCCCCGCTCGGCCCTGGTGCTCGGCGCGGGCGGCGCGGCGCGGGCCGCCGTGGCCGGGTTCCTGGAGCTG encodes:
- a CDS encoding cyclic nucleotide-binding domain-containing protein; amino-acid sequence: MTTDRIDWGSIPLFKDLPAPAMDKVRPIFDLRTLEPGENLITEGEEGDEMFILVEGRVRVSKSMLIKGMEVPLLEMDNPRKVLATLEEIDHPVFGEIALMDRETRSATVQAVAPSRFLVTDRLRFFDLLDKEPAIGVRLFKRLARRMASTIRRNNGEIVKLTTALALALSRNKTTP
- a CDS encoding SPOR domain-containing protein; its protein translation is MKRIVLTLAVLAIAALITGGCARKHIESAPATQRPVVKAEPKPEPGIIEETYVVGGPEKPMGEPLDAPIEEVYEVDAAKEAGTSRAAVGETELAEEPLPDADQLRREADAAAGVHPSETGVRAEEAASPSLSPEDEQVMSRPIEGTEVAPVSGGYYVQVGAFSDLENANRALARLLADGYKGSVMIRTDEGLFRVQAGAFPDEISAGVALDKLRTDYPKGFVLKKP
- a CDS encoding integration host factor subunit alpha, giving the protein MSTLTKAGIVDYIYERTDKNRAEIKDLVEVILEIMKTAVKKDHALLISGFGKFEAYDKRARKGRNPQTTQTITLPPRKVVVFRLSRKFRAELNP
- a CDS encoding HIT family protein is translated as MTITDSDCIFCKIVAGDIPCAKVFESETVLAFLDIAPVNAGHALVLPKDHHPTLMDLPTGLGADLLAALKAVGGAVMEATGADGLNLMQNNHEAAGQLVHHAHFHLVPRFADDGLRLWPQAPYDDPEQMRKLAATIAGLLK
- a CDS encoding class I SAM-dependent methyltransferase: MTRESYENVIAEHYRKVAEEQGDSPCSTMADQSIRRMETEAICGFVADILSRADRKLVIADVGCGNGYTLEVLSKAFPGQIFLGLEKTPELFAIARKRFEGADNVRVVSGDIRNEADVPEGGIDILLCQRVLINLLDAGDQQKALNNLVNGLRKPEGGQGGHALFIESFNSSLANLNEARSEFDLDPIAPAHHNQYLADDYFDHPGLRPYASETFDLPSNLLSTYYFTARVLHAMLTKGKDFKRNSEFVKFFSAALAPAVGDYSPLKFFAFSRKS
- a CDS encoding ACP S-malonyltransferase; its protein translation is MTKTGILFPGQGSQEKGMGRDVAEADSAALDLWKLAERESGLPLREIYWDGEESDMADTRALQPALTVVNLTLWMAVRDKLAPAATAGHSLGEFASLGAAGVLDVEDCVRAVILRGRLMAESGGAGHGMAAVVKLPQDKVEEIVAEAVKLSGAELRIANYNTPAQFVISGEKEALDAAEPLVKEARGRAIRLAVSGAFHSPLIKEAADEFAAFLEGLAWREPAFPVFHNATALPEPDPDAILTVMQRQMTSSVLWVQTVQAMRALGVNDFVEVGPKGVLTKMLKPNLAPDEDWTARAVGSLAQAGEL
- the aroE gene encoding shikimate dehydrogenase, whose protein sequence is MTRAFGIIGWPLGHTMSPALHNWGFAELGLDARYEAWPLRPDDLPAFMARVRETPIHGLSVTIPHKRAVMPFLDRISDRAQAIGAVNTLYWDNGLLCGENTDVVGVVAPLRTLDPMPRSALVLGAGGAARAAVAGFLELGLEVAVSNRTRAKGESLAADFAVPCVDWDERMDNGWGLVCNTTPLGMSGDLADRTPFDPARLGPDGVAYDIVYNPLKTRFLAEAEAAGRRTISGLEMFLHQGLAQFRLWTGRDMDEDGARTLLLAALAG